The Oryza brachyantha chromosome 6, ObraRS2, whole genome shotgun sequence region caggggtacttcggcgatgttctcgaaataaaccggctcttcggtggggtccgaatctaagcgacaaagcataaaaataaataaaacaggcacaaactctactgaaacagtaaaagaaagtatttttaatggattcgtgacaattttatgaatttaatgaaattttgaatggacctaaacggagactagatgaattacttatgtattttagaagttttctgggttttttaactaaacagaaaagtccaaaatcaattattgcgcaattaatagggctactgacgtcagcgaggagagagggaggcgcgccgataggtggggtccacctatcggtgagggagagagaggggaggagggactgacacgcgggcccggggaggagagagggaaatgggcggcggccggcgactggCGGGTGGGCCCCGTTTGTCAGTGGCCCcgaacagaggaggagggaagaGCGCAGCCGGGaggggaagacggcggcggcagcgagtgagcggcgacgacgaggactgacggcgcgagggcgacgacggcgacggcatcgGCCGGCGACTAGGGGGcaacgacggcgatggcggtgaCCGGTGCAAGGCGACGAGTGGCAGCGCATGGTGTcagggcgatggcgacggcacacgggaggtggaggcgggcgccggcagcggcggcacggcgaccgtgcggcgacggcgaggtgaagacggtggcgatggcgcTAGGGCGGTGCGTCGGTGGCAGCGAACGGCGCGTgcgtgcgacggcgacacgcatgccggcggcggcgaccgaagaggaaaaggggaaggagaaggaaggggggatgctcaccggcggcgacggaggtggcggtgagtcggcgaggaggagggacgggtgacggcgaacgAAGCGGAGGCAACGACGGTGCGACGGAGCGCGCACACGCGCAGCGGCGATGACGACCTCGGCGACGGCCCctggagaggaaaaggagggagagggagagcggcgtcggctcaccggcgacggggaaggcggcggcaggtCGGCGAGACGGCGGGACACGGGGTGACGACCGGCGGTGAGGGTGGCGAGGCGCAAGCGGCGAGGTCGATtacggcggtggaggaggagggtgcggcGGTGGTTTGGGCGAATGGGAaaagggtggcggcggcgctcgagcGAGGGGGTTTTAAAGGGGAAGAgacgccggctagggcgggacggcCGTTTGGGAGGAGTTCGGTTCGGTCACGGGCGAAGGAGGTGGCGGCaaacgcggcggcggttgcgggcacggcggcgcgacggcgcgacggagtcggactcggccggcgcggagaGGCAACGCAGACTTCGGCGGTGCGGGCGAGCGGGCACGGAAGCTGGCCGAGGCGTCCCGGccaggaggaggggagggcacgtgggagaggggcggcctgggagggaggtgggccgactcggctgggccagcctgggaaggaggagaggaaaaagaaaaaagaaaaagaaaaggaaggggaggcaaattggacttcgtcccaatttgggaaggaagagaaaaagaaagaaaaaaggagggaaaaagaaaagccccacttttgccgagttttaaattaatttgtttggccaaattttatacttcttcaatttgagtttaaatctagttaatcgatttgcgaacctcgatttaattaaattaatttctttagagggatttttctgagttaattaagccaattgttatttacgaatttattttacgaatttaggcttgggataaaacttcGAGTGTGACAGGGACTCGACCCGATGGGCGCGTGTGGTTAAATTTTTGCCCGTGGGTACACCCATCCGTAACCCAAAAATCTAATGGTTAGTAGTTGTGTCGGTGATATGTGCCCGGGGTAGGCCATATGAAGGGAACATGTCGCCCAACACATTACCATGTTCTTTTCGATGAAAGTAAGGTCAAAGTTGAATTGCAAGCCTTAACCTACAATCCTTGCTACACACAAGGAGCTGTCCTTGACCACGCGACGTGCCCCAAGAGGGTCGGGTCCAGGACCAAAGAGACAGACGCCTTCTGTGTACCAGGGGTTAGGTTGCCCGACCCCTGTCCTCTCGCCCCGCGTGCCACAGGACACATGACGCAGGAGGCTCCCAACGTATGACGCCCTGCCACCACATTTAATGGTACTTTGTTACCCGTAGGGCACCGCATTGAATGTGACGTGCCTGAGACGCAGTAAGTCATCTGATGGGACCGACAGATGTGACGGCAGACCAGAGGCATGTCAGAGCCCGCATGCACCTGCCCTTGGCAGGGGATGTGATTCGTGTCAGCCTCATCTCGTTGACCATTAATAGGaggtttttctctctctcccccagAGAAGGGCGAGCGCTCCGCCTTCGAGGCTCATCATCATCGACAGTCGCTCCGTGGAGGCGAAGGAACTGCGAGTCTCCAACATTAAATGAAGAATGACGTGGGTCGTCCTGTCCACGTCACAACAGGACGTTACCCACAACGCGATAAGGCACACGCCATCATCGCACGTCCTTAGATTTGATGGGCACTAAATGTCCACCAgagattgttttattttttcccttagAAGACAGGTCTAGGCACCTGTGGGAGCcccttacaatataaaaagaGGCACTTGCCGAAGGAAAGAGGAGAACTCCCTCGAGCAGACAACCAACAAGGGCTTAGCGCGCTTCGTCGAGCCCAGCTAGGGTATAATTTCTTGTGCCCCAAGCAACCACACATATGAGTAGAGTATTATGCTTCTCAGCGGCATGAATATGTATACTTTGCTTGCGTCTCTATCACACCCGGGGGGCTTGACCCTCTCCGTTTCCTAACGCTCACACTCTCACTCGCACCCCCAGTCCGAACCAACAAAGGGGGCTGCGGCTTCCTGCTAGAGGAGTTTCACTCTCCGACAAGCTaggttttatattttacccaTGAGTAACGTATGCCTAACCCCAAATTCATGTAGAGCTTGATTTTGGTATATATCTCATACATATTTTCAATTAATCCATTAAAAtcataaacttcgatgaaattATGCTAGCTTGTTTATAATTTGCATAGCTCTTTTAAACCACTGacgataattttataatttattgatttgatagtctttatttaattatttctatattaagatattagttatataaaaCCCATTGGATACCCACCGAGTATACCCGCGCACGACGGTCATGGGAACGGGTAGGAGGGTCTACCCACCAATCATATCGGATATCAATTGGGTGGGCAAAAGCATGTATCGTGTCGGGCACAAACTTGCTAGACATGCCTGACCTAACTCATTGCCATCACTACATCTATGGATCAATGtacatgttttatatatgagttcaaatttatgaatttataatGTGGAACAGAGATATACTtccttagtttttttcattggATGCCGTTGAGTTTTGGACGTGCgttcattcgtcttatttaattttttttgtgtaaatataaaaattatatgtcatAGTTAAAGTAAGttaagtaataaataaaatcacaataaaaaaattaataattatgtaaatattttgaataagataattgACCAAACTTAAACCTAAAAACCAACGACGTCAAATTGAAAATGTTACGGGAATCAGGGGGTGTTTGAATCCCTGCTGTTTTTTTAGTcattgtcacatcgaatgtttggacactaattagaagtattaaatatagactattaataaaacacaccccatactttggactatttcgcgagacgaatctattgagcctaattagtccatgattagcgaatgtgatgctacagtaaacatttactaatcgtggattaattagccttaaaaatttgtctaataaaataacatttatttatgcaattagttttcttatcagtttatatttaatactcctaattaacatctaaacattcgattcgatgtgacaagggaaaaaaaaaggcactaGATCCAAACGTCCATTAAAGTAAGTCCTCAAAGTAAGCATGCTCTTCTTATCGTGCAGAGCTGCTCCTTGAAATTCTCCTCCACGAGAATACCTTGCAGACACGTGCAGTCACTAGTCTGTTTAGGCCGTATTCGGCTCGAGGGGAAGCTGGCTAGTTATTCggcataaaaaacataacgatagattagtacatgattaattaattattaattattaaaaaaatataaaatagattaatatgattttttaaaacaactttcatatagaaaattttcgtaaaaaaatacaccgattATCAGTTTCAGAAACGTGCtcgtgaaaaacgagaaggTTTAGATAACTTGCCGCCtgtgccgaacgcagccttagtgCGTAAAATCAGACCTAGCCAGTATTTGAGAAAGGTAATCTAGACTTATGGAGTAAATAGTATAGATCGGCCGTGTTCATTGGCTAGCTATTCCTCTCCCAAATAATACACACCAATTTACCGATAACACTCTGTCGGCAAAATAAAGATGGATTTAAACgttaatgttaaaaaagaaACCACGATTAAGACAGcccaaaacaataataaaatttaagttttagaattcaaattttgacgaTGGCATATccatttttagagaaaaaaagatgggTCTTGAGCTGCCCAACGCCCAAACCGTAAAACAGTTcacaattatttaaaaaaaagaatccagtagaaaaataaataaaacacagCGTACTATACCAACTCCATTACTTGGGTAGGGCACATGGGTCCTGATTACCAGCTAATTACACAGAAACGGGCCCACGGCCCCTTAAACCCCCCTTCCCATCACACTAATAACAACGCCATCTACGCCCCACGCACGCCACGCCCTCCCGTTCGAAATTTCCCGACTCCGCCAAGCCCGCCTTttcccgcccgcccgccccgcGATTCAAACGGCACGCCCCCACCCCTCCCCCCGCTCCCCCCTTATTCGAACCGCACGCAGCGCATCCCTCTTCCGGTCTTCCCTACCCCGTGTCACCGACACGCGGGCCCGCACGCCAACGGCCGCGCgctggggcccgctcgtcgaCTGCTCACGGGCCACGGCTCCTCGCGTGTAGGCTTCCCCCCTGCGACGCGCGGGGTGTTATTTATACGTGGGGATTGGCCGTCCGCCATTTTCCCCCGTCTCGAACGCACGCGAAGTTTCTGGAAGgctctccatccatccaccccGTCCGCATCGGCGGTTTCGAATTTGGGTTGAGAGGCAGGCGCGGCGGCAGATTCGTGCCCCGATCGAGTTCATGGCGACGGCTTCCGGCGATCAGTCGGCGAGCGGCGGTATGTGCCgtggtttttcttttctttttttttttggagaggGGTTTAATTCAGGTGGGAGATGCCGTGCGGGTGGTTGGTCGGTGGTGATGTGTGGGGGGTTTTGGTCGTGCAGGGTCTGCGGCGAGGGCGTCGAAGCTGCGGTACCCGCTGCGGTCGGCGAACCGGGCGAAGGCGGGCGGCGATGCTCCTCCGACGAGCGCctccgcggcgcggaggtgtgTGCCTCGTACTCGAGCGTGCGATTCCTGTATTCGCCTGAAATTTAGGGATGTTGTTTGTGGAGTGCTTTCTTCACTTGGAATTGCAACGATTTCCCGTCATGCTTAGTCAGTCACAAGGAACTTCCATCAAACGTTTTTTAAGATGCCAGTCTTTGCTCGAAAGGTTCTCATCTAGTTCTACGTAGCATCTAGTACTTACTCCggttattttctatttaatacagttaacttttagatctattgactatttgtcttatttaaactttttgcgtaaatatgtaaaattataagtcatgttgCAAGTTaatcaaatcacaataaaaaaatggtagaTGCAAAAGTTAACAACGTCAAATACCTTACTTGTTGCAAAACAAAGGTCAGTAGGTCTGAATTAGGTGTGAATTTTTGTTGTGTGCATTAACGAGTTGTTCAAAGAATTTATTGTTCTGGAATATGCAGTACAGATTGAATTATATGCAAACACATTCTGTTCCTAATAAGAAACTTCAGCATAGCTAATAGATGTTTACGTTGTCAAATGGATGACGGATCTGGAAATAGTTTGTTAGACAAGACATACTTTTTCCAACAATAACAAACCGTTGAATGGAACACTGTTGATGCTATGTTATTTGTGCAACACTGTTGATGCTGCAGCTAAAATCTGTTCACAAGGGAAAGTTGGTGCTAGTTGGTTCCATACTTAAAGGTTACACATAATCCGcttggatttttatttttagaaatagcAAGCTagaatttaactattaatatcAATGTTACACATGCATAAATCTAACATCAGCTGACAAAGAAATAATACAGCTAAACACAGTACTAGAATCACAGAAACTTTCCAAGGAAACTCTTGTCAACCCACTTGCCATATTCTAATGcaaatttgtttgttgagAGGCTGGTAACCCAATGGTCCATATTAAAATTGCGTGTAAACAAGCTGATTTTGAAAGGATAACCAATACAGTTTCTTTCTACTTCTTGAACCATCTTTGGATTATGATTAGTTAAAATAATGGAGCAAGTACATCAAAATTGAACACAACCATAAATGCTTGGGCACAATATTGCTGAATTCAAAACAAAGTaaagaaaatacattttaCCTTGAATacattttctctcttcatttCTAAAGTTCTATAATATGTTGCTTAGGTCGTGTTAATATCCATCTTTGTGTTTGCATCTCAGTATCTCACCTAAGGATATAGTGTTATCCCATGACTTTCATGGTAGTCCTATATAGTCTGTTACGGAGGTTTAGCCATCACAAGATATCAATAATTCTCCAAGTTTCTGTGGGAAAACAATAGGCCAGCATACAGATATGTATTACTTAGAAACTAAGCATCTCATGGTTTGGTGCTATGTCAATGCAAAATCGACTAGCAACTTAATGTCTCTCAGgaactataaaatttgctGGGTACTAGCTCGGTCTCTAATACCACCTATAATCTATTCCTTACAGAGCAAAACCATCTTTGGATGTCAGCAAGAGCGTGAGTGGTCTTGATCTTTCTTTGGTGAAGGAAAATCCAGCCAAACCTCCACGGAGGCACTCAATACAGACCAAGCCAGGTGCTAGTCCAAGGCCAACTCCTACAGGAACTATCACTCCTGTGTCATTGGTTCGATCAAGGAGATCTGATATCCAAGGGAAGTTTGATACCCCCATATCAGAAGTTTCCATGTCGACTGCAAGGCGTAAGTTCAGCACTCTGTCCTCAATCTCATATTGGATGACACAAATCAGGCTTTCAGAGGCTGCCTCCAAACACTCTATATCATTGGGCTTCTTTAAGCTTGCCCTTGAATCAGAATGTGAGGTGAGCATCATGTGATCATTTCTAAGCAGTTCTGTTTCTTTCATTGATCATATTATCATGACTGCGTTTCTGCAGCCTTTGGATCGTATGAGAGAGGAGCTAAAGTCCTATGTGGTCCGGCATGGCCTTGCAACAGAGTTGGAGGAACCAGTGAAGGATATTCTTCAGGTTTACAATATTGTGGAAGATTTTGATAAGCTGACGATCACTGTAAACTCTTCAGAGCAGCCGAAAAAGACTGACAAGGCTGCTCATAGTGCCACCAATGTGTCACCCAAGGGTAATCTGAAGCCAAGGTCGTTGAATTCTGATGCAGCTCCAAGTAAGGAAGCAACAAAGAACATTCAGAAGAAGGCTGATGCAAAGGTTAGAGGCTCCTACAACCGAAATCCAGCCAAAAATCCTCCTGTGAAAGAAGCAATCTCCAAGAATGCTGGTAAGAAAGCCAAGAAGCAGGTCAAGGAGCAGCAGGAAGATTGCAATGGAGGCAGTGAGTCTTTGCCAGTTGGAACAGATCAAGAACCTGGTAAGTGCCATAATGTCTTCTAGATTTCCTTGTAGTTATCAGTAACTCTGTATCACCCCTGTAAAACCCCTAGAAtcgctatttttttctttcgctGGTGTGCTAATGGCAAATTATGTTTCAGTTGATGCGGTGAAGGAGATTACGAATGAAGATAAAGAGAACATGGTAAGGAGTGTGTAACAGCAATTGAGATAAACAATTCATTttctgggaaaaaaaaatctcactaTACTTTGTCTTGCTAATCATTTCACTTGTTCTTGTAGGGGGCCAGTGAAATGCCAATGGATGTTGGCATAGCCCAAGAAATCTAGAACAGCCAAACCGACTTCAGattcaaacttttttaatcGCTGGATATGAAGTAGAGTGTGTGGTGCTTGCTTTTCTCTCTATTTGTTCATATGTTGCTGGATCTTGTCTTTCTTATTGTCAAAACAGGTAAAGGGTTCTTTTAAGTGTGTAGTATGGCTTGCAGGGGTGGATGGTTGCTTACTTGCTTGTACCCCTTTATTAAGTTTGCAGCTCTGAAATTTTTTCAGTCGTGCATCTGGATATAATTGAATTCTTTATTTGTGTGATATTCTTGTGAAGAAATTCCCTCCTGGTCTGTGTAGTTTTCTCGTATGATACTGACATTGTGTCAGAGCATGGTAT contains the following coding sequences:
- the LOC102705731 gene encoding uncharacterized protein LOC102705731, encoding MATASGDQSASGGSAARASKLRYPLRSANRAKAGGDAPPTSASAARRAKPSLDVSKSVSGLDLSLVKENPAKPPRRHSIQTKPGASPRPTPTGTITPVSLVRSRRSDIQGKFDTPISEVSMSTARRKFSTLSSISYWMTQIRLSEAASKHSISLGFFKLALESECEPLDRMREELKSYVVRHGLATELEEPVKDILQVYNIVEDFDKLTITVNSSEQPKKTDKAAHSATNVSPKGNLKPRSLNSDAAPSKEATKNIQKKADAKVRGSYNRNPAKNPPVKEAISKNAGKKAKKQVKEQQEDCNGGSESLPVGTDQEPVDAVKEITNEDKENMGASEMPMDVGIAQEI